The following is a genomic window from Acidobacteriota bacterium.
CTTTGAAGGTAACCTGCAGCGGCTTGGCCTGCTGCCGGAGAGCTCGTCGTCCCTGCAACGATCGCGAGTGCTATCGCTGCAGCGAGTTGATTGCCAGCATTGATCGAATGCGCGATGACAGATGCGTGCATGTACTTGAGCATCTTCTCTTCATTCCCGCTGCGGCCTGCGGTAATGAGCTGCTGATAGTGATCCGCCTGCATCTGGGCACGATCCCGCTGCAACTCCGCCAGCTCGACCCCGCCCTTCGCCTCGTCCACGCGCAAGTCTTGGAGCCGTACTCTGGCTTTGGACAGCTGCACTTCCTGCCGCGCCTCGAGGCGGCGGAGACTCTCCATGTCCCGCTTCTCGAGGGCGCTCAAAAAGGCCGCCTCCATCTGGCCGGCACGGTCGGCGAGCTGCCGAGCCCGCTCGAGGAGGGCCTCGTAGCGGTAGGGGGTGGCCGGTGCGGCCGCGGTGCCGGACAGCACCAGCTGCCCCCCGGCGCCGATCACCGGCATGCCGCTGTCGGTATCCGTCGGCGCCGCGTAGAAGGGCACTTCACGCTCCATGCCGGCGATGTTGCGGCAGTGGCGGAGCTTGAAGAGCTGCAGATGGGCGTAAAGGCGCAGGGCCTGGGGCACGGGGTTGGGCGGGACCCAGAACGGGAAGACGAGATCCGGGGGCTGGGCGGAAGCCCCCATCCGGCGGTCGGCCATGGCGATGGCGGGCACAACGTCGACCTCCGGATTCCCCTGCATCACCTGCTCCAAGAGATGCTCGAAGCGCGCCTCGGCCTGCAGCCCCACCTCCTCCACCCCGAAGGCTAGCGCTTCCTGCGCCAACAGCCCCAGCGCGGCCTCGTCCTTCCGGTGTGAGCCCAGCCCCAGGATGTCCCTGGGATCCTTGGGCAGGTCCCGGTACCACCGGGCGACCTCCTCCTCGAGCTGCTGGGCGGCATCGACGAGAAGCTCTCGGGTCGCCTGGGTGGGAGCCTCCGGGAAGACCGAGAGCGCCTCCTTCCCCGCCGCCTCAAGGGCCTTGGGCCCCGGCGCTCGACCCAGCGTCGCGACGAGATCGTCCACGGCTCCTCGATATTGCGGATCCGGGGCGTGCTCTCGCAGCTTCTCCCGGATCGTCACCAGAATCTCGGCACATTCGTCCAGCCGCTGATCGAGCTCCGGGCGGGAGAGCAGCTCGAGGGCATCCTGGTAGAGAGCTCGAGCCCGGGGGAGACTCTCGGCGGTGTCGAGGGTGAATTCGGCATCGGCATAATCGAGCAGGCAGCGGACGATGGAGAGCAGAGTGAACCGGGAGTAGGTCAAACCCCAGGAGCGGGACGCCGCGATGGCGTGGGGATTGAGCGGGTCTTCCAGCCATTCTTGGCGCTTTTGATAGTTGAGCCCTCGATCATCGTTCTGCTCCTTCGCAGCTCCGAAGCCTTCTCCTCGAGGGCGGTGCTCTAGCCCCGGATACACGATCGCTTCCTTGGGCAGCGCCGTGAAGTCGTAGACGCGGCGGTACCAATCCAAAGCCGCCTGGAAGTGCCGACGGCGGTGGAGCTGGAGGGCGACGTAGATCGGGACTTGGAAAAAGACCTCCGCCGAAAACCTGGACCTGGCGGAAGCTCGGTGATGAATACCAACTAGCTGCTCCACCTCTTTCTTACCTCTACGAACAGACGCTCCAGCCAAGGAAGGCGTCAAAGGAAGCGAACCATCGGGCTCGAAGTCGCTTGAGAGCACCGAGCGATGAATCACCGGGGTCGCTCGCGAACCTCTTGAATCAGAGAGGCCCGGCCAAGCGGACGCTTGATAGGCGAAGGACCTCTTTCCTGCCGGGCAACAAGGAACCGCAACGAATTTCGCCATAGCCCAACCTTCGAAGTCGGCCTGAGCTCCCTCTCCGTTCTTCCAGCTTTCAAGGTCAACCGTGGTGACCCTGAAGGTCTCACCTCCGCCTTCGGCCACTATGTTGTGAAATATATCTAGTCCACCCGGGCCGTGCGATGGTGAGAGGGCGGCTTCCACAAGAGCGCAGTCACCTTCAATTAAAGGCTTTAGATTGCAGAGGAGAGTTCCCTCAAGCTTCCCGTCCTCACGAAATAGATTGCAATGAATACCCTTGCCCTTTGAATAGCCATGTGTCCTCTGGCGCCAGATGAGTAGGAAGCCTCCCCCATCGCGGGACATCACTGCCAAAAGCTCATCGACGAAAGCCATCTCATGGACGAGGCAAGCTGACCAGGTCGTATCTGCCCAGCCTCCCCCAGCAGAGTCGAAGGGACGCAGGTAAACGGTTCCACGGGGATATGAGACTTCACCAAAAGTATCGATAGTCGAAACTCTTACGGCTAACTCAGGCGGCTCACCTTCATCGGTTCGCTGCTTCACCACTGCCGTAATCTCCTCCACTCCCTCAGGCAACTCCAACGAATCATGAAGCACCCAGGCATCATCACTCCAACTGGCTTCTCGCAAATCGAAGGTGGTGAAGATCAGCTCTTGCTCTTCAACCCTGCGCTTGCGCAGGAAGAGATAGATATGCCGCTTCTCGGGCGTTCGCGCGTACACCACGGCCCCAACGACATCGATGACGTTCTCGAGGTTTGGCACTTCGTACCAGAAGCTCTGCTTGGAATCCGGATCGTCCGCTTCGTACCAGCACATATAGATGCGATTCGCTGGCGCCGGGCCGCGGGCGAAGACGTAGACCCGGTTCTCATCCCCGACGCGGGCGGAGACCGCCGTCTCCAGGGTGAGGTTGGAGATGTCGTGGACGTAGTCTTCGAATTCGATCACCGCCTCGAGGGCATCCTCCGGCGTCAGCCGACGATTCCGGCGTAGCTCTTGGATCAACTTCTCGAAGGCCGGGCTCTGCTCGCGGCGCAGCTCCGGCAGCAGGAGGTTCTCGGGATAGAGGTGAACGAAGGTCGCCGCCCGCCAGGTTTCGTAAGAGCCGATCCATTTCCACTGCTCATCGAAGCCCTCCGCTTCGAGGCTGAGGTCTTCGTGAGCCTGGCGTAGCCGGCCGTTGCGTAGCGAGAGCAGCAGGGTCTGCAGGCTGCTGATGGCCTGCGCGACCCGCGTCGTCTGCTGGCATCCCCCCGCCCGGCAGTCGAGGAGCAGGCGATCCGCCAGCAGCGCCCCCTTGGTTTCGAGGGTCAACCCTCTGTCGAGAGTCCCGACCTCCAGACCACTCCGGGAAACGAAGAGCGCTCCATCCGGGCAGGCCAAGACCAGGGCGTCGCGCAGCGGGGGCAGGGTGATCTCTTCGGTGGCGCTCACGGCGGCTGCCAGCGCGTCGGTCACCGTCTCCCACTGCTGGAGGCGGGCTTCCAGCCGATCCTGCCAGTCGCGCCGGGCGCGCCAGGTGGCCCGGAACGGGGGGAGCTCCCGCGGCCCCGGCGCTGGAACCTCCCAGAAGCTCGCTCGCGGCAGCCTGAAGTGCTCGGGGCCGAGCACGATCCCGCTCTCCCGCTCCTCCTGTCTCCATTGGGAGAAACCGCGGCGCTTCTTCACCTGGAGCAAGATCGAGACGACCTCATCCCACTCATCGGCTTTGAGCTCCGCCCCGGCGTCTACCAGCCGCCGCAGCTGCACCAGGCGCCGGAAGGCATCGGCGGACAGAGTCAGCTGTTCGAGGCGGGCGGAGAGGTCGCCGGCTCCCTCGAGTCCCTCGGCTAGCTCGGAAAATTCCTCGCTATCGACGCCGACGTACGCTCGGATCCACTGATCGAGGCGTGAGCTCTTGCTCGACTCTCCTTGTAGGACGGTCCGGTGGTACTCCAGATCCTCGTCCAGAGCCTGCTTGCGCGAAGACCAGATCCGCGCGGCGGCGTCGGAGGAGCTGTTGGGATGCAGCAGGTCGGCGGTGTCGATGAGATCCGGGTCGATCACCGGGGGCTCGCAGCGCCGCAGGAACGCCTGCTGCCAACGGCGGCGGTCCTCCCGGCTCCCCCGCCACGGCGGCAGGCAGGCTTTTCTCAGGGTCCAATAGGGCTTTGCCCCCTCCTGCCCGGCCCAACCCGCGCGATGCTTCCAGACCCGTAGGAGCAGCGCCTCGGCCCGGTCCTTGTCTTCGGGCAGCAGATCTCTCTCTTCTTTGAGACCGGACAGGTAAGCATACTCTTCCCGGGTCAGGCCGGAAGCTTCGAGAAACCCTTCGTACTCACTCTCGCGCCAGTATTCGAAGAAGATTTCCGGAAGCTCCATCTCGAGCAGGTCGGGCCAGCTCAGCCCCTCGTGCGCTTGCGCCCGGGCATCGAGGGCGGCGCGGCGGGCGGCCCAAAGCTCCCGCGCCGTTCGGCCTACCGCCGAACCCGGAAGATCGGCCTCATCGATGAAAGTCGGATCGACCCAAGCCTGCCCCGGGGGCATCACCGGCGGCCACTCCCCCGGCCGGGGCTCGCGCAGGGAGATCCAGAACCGGCGCCCGCTCATCAAGGCCTCCCCGGGCTGCCCGCCGAGGCTCTCCTGCCGGCACCAGAGCCGGAAGGCGCAACGCTTGCGGACCTGCACCAGGATGGAATCGAGCTCCCGCCAGGTCTCCGCGCTCAGGGCCGACTCCCCGGAGCCGGCGCCCGCCGCTGCCAGCTGGCGAATCTCCATCATGCGGAGGAATGCCTCCGGGGGCAGATGGTAGAGGCTCCACAGCATGGCCGCCGCGTCTTCGGCGTCTTGACGGTTGCTGCCGGTCAACTTGCTCTTGAGGTTCAGCAGGAGGGTCTCTTCGCGGCTCGGAATGGCCTCAGCGCCCTCACCGCCCTCACCGCCCTCGCCGCCGGACCAGGTGTCGAGAAGCTCCATCTGTTGGAGAAACGCCTCGACGGGGAGCCCCTCAGACACGCCGAGGATGGCTCCAGCCTCGATAGACGCCTTGGCCGAGGGAGGCTCCAGCAGATTCCTGCGGAGGTTCTGCAGCGACTCGAAGGTCGGCCAGGCCGGAGGAAGCTCCTCCTCCCTATATCGATAGCTCTCTCCCATCCGTTCCCAACGAGCCACGAGGGACGGGCATTGGGCCATCTCCTCGAGCTGCTCGTCGACCCACCGGCGCCGCTGGAGCCAGAGCGAGAACGCTGGGGAGCGTTCGGAAGGCTCGCGGATGTCGTCCGGACCCAACAGGTCGGGATCGATCACCGGCAGCTGGTCCTCCTGGCCTTCGCGATAGGCGTCGGTGGGCCAGTCTTGCTCCCGCCAGCGACTCTGCAAGCCCTCGCGCTGCCAGGCCGCGAAGCGGGGGAGCGAGTCCGCAGAGATCGAGAAGCTGGCGGGAAGGTCGGGCTCCCGGAAGCCGAAGAGCTCCTCCAGGGCGGCGCCGGCGCCTTCGGCGTGGGGGTCGATCAACAGGCCGGGCAGGCGGTCGGCCTCGATGCCCAAGCGGCCTGCCAGCCGTTGGGTCTCCTCCGGGCTCAGGCTCCGGCTGAGCCGTAGCTCCTGATAGGAGGTGCCGATCTGGACGAGGAGCGCCTCGTAGGCCTGGAGACGGGCGGCATCCACGGCCCTGGCCACCGCCTCACCCGCCGTCTCCCCCAGGCCTGCGGGGAGGGCCTTCTTGTGCACGGAACGCAGGTACTCGCGCAGAACCTCGATACACAGGCGCACCTGGCGCACCGGCTTCTCCACTTCCTCGCAGGAGACCGGCAGCCGATCCAGCGGCTGATGGAAGCGTGCGACGAGGTCGTCCAGCTTGAGCTTGGCGCCGTTCTTCCGGACGTGCTGCAGGGCGTATTGCAGCAGCTCCGTCAGGTAGGCCAGCGGGCTCACCGCCGAGTCGCAATCTCGTCCTTGGCAAGTCTTCTCTTCGGCGAGAAGCTCGTCGAGCAGGCTCTCCCGGCCGTTGGCGACCTCGGCACGCTGCCAGGTGACGAGGTTCTGAAGGTACCTCTGCTGCGCCGACGCCTTCACATGAAGGGCGGCGGCCTGCGCCGTGCTCAGCCCCTCGGTACCCTCCTCGCCCGGCTCTTCAAGGGCCATGTCATCGAGGAAGCGGTCCCGCGGGGTGCGAGCGATGGCCGAGATTCCATCGTAGCCTTTGCCCACGAGGCGAGCGTTGAGCTCGAGATCCGGCGACAGAACGCTGAGCCGGGCATGGGCCATCAGGGCCCGCAACGCCGGATCATCGGGAGCGCCTTCCAGCCCCTCGAGCCCCCCACTTCGACGCAGATCCTCCAAAGTCCTGAGGCCGCGAGCCTCGAGGTAGGCGGCCAGGCGGCGGGAGAAGGTGAGACCTGTCGCCGCCTGGAAGTCGGCGTCGAGGAGCCGCTCTCCCCGTCGAGGAGGCGACGAACCCGGCTGTCGAGACCCTGCATCTTCCCCACCCCGCGGGCGAAGGCGCACCTCCACCTCGACCGTCTGGCCGGGGACCACCTCGACGAGCACCGTCTCCGAGTGATACTTCGTAGGCTCAATACGAACCTTGTACCTGCCATCCGGACGCCCGGCCAGCCCACCCACCGTCACCGGCTCGCCCTCGAGCTCCACCTCGACATCCCGGCTGCGGCT
Proteins encoded in this region:
- a CDS encoding neuraminidase-like domain-containing protein, which codes for MKILLEHTRARSRSRDVEVELEGEPVTVGGLAGRPDGRYKVRIEPTKYHSETVLVEVVPGQTVEVEVRLRPRGGEDAGSRQPGSSPPRRGERLLDADFQAATGLTFSRRLAAYLEARGLRTLEDLRRSGGLEGLEGAPDDPALRALMAHARLSVLSPDLELNARLVGKGYDGISAIARTPRDRFLDDMALEEPGEEGTEGLSTAQAAALHVKASAQQRYLQNLVTWQRAEVANGRESLLDELLAEEKTCQGRDCDSAVSPLAYLTELLQYALQHVRKNGAKLKLDDLVARFHQPLDRLPVSCEEVEKPVRQVRLCIEVLREYLRSVHKKALPAGLGETAGEAVARAVDAARLQAYEALLVQIGTSYQELRLSRSLSPEETQRLAGRLGIEADRLPGLLIDPHAEGAGAALEELFGFREPDLPASFSISADSLPRFAAWQREGLQSRWREQDWPTDAYREGQEDQLPVIDPDLLGPDDIREPSERSPAFSLWLQRRRWVDEQLEEMAQCPSLVARWERMGESYRYREEELPPAWPTFESLQNLRRNLLEPPSAKASIEAGAILGVSEGLPVEAFLQQMELLDTWSGGEGGEGGEGAEAIPSREETLLLNLKSKLTGSNRQDAEDAAAMLWSLYHLPPEAFLRMMEIRQLAAAGAGSGESALSAETWRELDSILVQVRKRCAFRLWCRQESLGGQPGEALMSGRRFWISLREPRPGEWPPVMPPGQAWVDPTFIDEADLPGSAVGRTARELWAARRAALDARAQAHEGLSWPDLLEMELPEIFFEYWRESEYEGFLEASGLTREEYAYLSGLKEERDLLPEDKDRAEALLLRVWKHRAGWAGQEGAKPYWTLRKACLPPWRGSREDRRRWQQAFLRRCEPPVIDPDLIDTADLLHPNSSSDAAARIWSSRKQALDEDLEYHRTVLQGESSKSSRLDQWIRAYVGVDSEEFSELAEGLEGAGDLSARLEQLTLSADAFRRLVQLRRLVDAGAELKADEWDEVVSILLQVKKRRGFSQWRQEERESGIVLGPEHFRLPRASFWEVPAPGPRELPPFRATWRARRDWQDRLEARLQQWETVTDALAAAVSATEEITLPPLRDALVLACPDGALFVSRSGLEVGTLDRGLTLETKGALLADRLLLDCRAGGCQQTTRVAQAISSLQTLLLSLRNGRLRQAHEDLSLEAEGFDEQWKWIGSYETWRAATFVHLYPENLLLPELRREQSPAFEKLIQELRRNRRLTPEDALEAVIEFEDYVHDISNLTLETAVSARVGDENRVYVFARGPAPANRIYMCWYEADDPDSKQSFWYEVPNLENVIDVVGAVVYARTPEKRHIYLFLRKRRVEEQELIFTTFDLREASWSDDAWVLHDSLELPEGVEEITAVVKQRTDEGEPPELAVRVSTIDTFGEVSYPRGTVYLRPFDSAGGGWADTTWSACLVHEMAFVDELLAVMSRDGGGFLLIWRQRTHGYSKGKGIHCNLFREDGKLEGTLLCNLKPLIEGDCALVEAALSPSHGPGGLDIFHNIVAEGGGETFRVTTVDLESWKNGEGAQADFEGWAMAKFVAVPCCPAGKRSFAYQASAWPGLSDSRGSRATPVIHRSVLSSDFEPDGSLPLTPSLAGASVRRGKKEVEQLVGIHHRASARSRFSAEVFFQVPIYVALQLHRRRHFQAALDWYRRVYDFTALPKEAIVYPGLEHRPRGEGFGAAKEQNDDRGLNYQKRQEWLEDPLNPHAIAASRSWGLTYSRFTLLSIVRCLLDYADAEFTLDTAESLPRARALYQDALELLSRPELDQRLDECAEILVTIREKLREHAPDPQYRGAVDDLVATLGRAPGPKALEAAGKEALSVFPEAPTQATRELLVDAAQQLEEEVARWYRDLPKDPRDILGLGSHRKDEAALGLLAQEALAFGVEEVGLQAEARFEHLLEQVMQGNPEVDVVPAIAMADRRMGASAQPPDLVFPFWVPPNPVPQALRLYAHLQLFKLRHCRNIAGMEREVPFYAAPTDTDSGMPVIGAGGQLVLSGTAAAPATPYRYEALLERARQLADRAGQMEAAFLSALEKRDMESLRRLEARQEVQLSKARVRLQDLRVDEAKGGVELAELQRDRAQMQADHYQQLITAGRSGNEEKMLKYMHASVIAHSINAGNQLAAAIALAIVAGTTSSPAAGQAAAGYLQ